A window of Halalkalibacillus sediminis contains these coding sequences:
- the atpD gene encoding F0F1 ATP synthase subunit beta, which translates to MSKGRITQVMGPVVDVKFESGQLPEIYNALFVRGDEHRNDLTLEVALHLGDDSIRAIAMSSTDGLVRGEEVENLNSPITVPVGEATLGRVFNILGEKIDLDEPIAEDVPRNAIHRQAPKFENLATETEILETGIKVVDLLAPYVKGGKIGLFGGAGVGKTVLIQELINNIAQEHGGISVFAGVGERTREGNDLYYEMTDSGVIKRTAMVFGQMNEPPGARMRIALTGLTMAEHFRDEQGQDVLLFIDNIFRFTQAGQEVSALLGRMPSAVGYQPTLATEMGQLQERITSTDKGSITSIQAVYVPADDYTDPAPATTFAHLDATTNLERKLSEQGIYPAVDPLSSTSRALDPNIVGEEHYEVAREVQRTLQRYNELQDIIAILGMDELTDEDKVTVNRARRIQFFLSQNFHVAEQFTGQKGSYVPVEETIKGFKEILSGQYDNLPEDAFRLVGRIEEVVEKANSMEQ; encoded by the coding sequence ATGAGTAAAGGACGTATTACTCAGGTAATGGGACCAGTAGTAGACGTAAAGTTCGAAAGTGGCCAGCTACCTGAAATTTACAACGCCCTATTCGTTCGTGGCGATGAACATCGTAACGATTTGACGTTAGAAGTTGCCCTTCACCTAGGAGATGACTCAATCCGCGCGATTGCAATGTCATCAACAGATGGACTTGTTCGTGGAGAAGAAGTTGAGAACTTGAACTCTCCAATTACAGTACCAGTTGGTGAAGCGACACTAGGTCGTGTATTTAACATTTTAGGTGAAAAAATTGACTTGGATGAGCCGATTGCAGAAGACGTACCACGTAATGCAATCCACCGTCAAGCACCGAAATTCGAGAACTTAGCAACTGAAACTGAGATTCTTGAAACAGGAATCAAAGTAGTAGACCTTCTAGCTCCATATGTAAAAGGTGGTAAGATCGGTCTATTCGGTGGTGCGGGTGTAGGTAAAACCGTACTTATCCAGGAATTGATCAACAACATCGCGCAAGAACACGGTGGTATTTCCGTATTCGCAGGTGTTGGTGAACGTACGCGTGAAGGTAACGACTTGTACTATGAAATGACAGATTCAGGCGTTATCAAAAGAACAGCGATGGTATTCGGTCAGATGAACGAGCCACCTGGTGCACGTATGCGTATCGCACTTACAGGTCTAACTATGGCTGAACACTTCCGTGATGAGCAAGGACAAGACGTTCTATTGTTCATCGATAACATTTTCCGTTTCACGCAAGCTGGTCAAGAGGTATCTGCCCTATTAGGTCGTATGCCATCTGCCGTTGGTTACCAGCCGACACTAGCTACTGAAATGGGTCAACTTCAGGAACGTATCACTTCTACGGATAAAGGTTCAATCACTTCTATCCAGGCTGTATACGTACCTGCCGATGACTACACTGACCCTGCTCCGGCAACAACTTTCGCACACTTGGATGCAACAACGAACCTTGAGCGTAAGTTATCTGAGCAAGGTATTTACCCAGCGGTGGATCCACTATCGTCAACATCTCGTGCGTTGGATCCGAACATCGTTGGTGAAGAACATTACGAGGTTGCTCGTGAAGTTCAACGTACACTACAACGTTATAACGAATTACAAGATATCATTGCAATCCTAGGTATGGATGAATTGACTGATGAGGACAAGGTGACAGTAAACCGCGCTCGTCGTATTCAGTTCTTCCTATCTCAGAACTTCCACGTAGCTGAACAGTTCACTGGTCAAAAAGGTTCTTACGTTCCAGTGGAAGAGACAATCAAAGGATTCAAAGAGATTCTTTCAGGTCAATACGACAATCTTCCAGAAGATGCATTCCGTCTAGTCGGACGCATCGAAGAAGTAGTCGAAAAAGCAAACTCAATGGAACAATAA
- a CDS encoding F0F1 ATP synthase subunit epsilon codes for MKTLNVSVVTPDGPVLEDAYEMVSCRAESGELGILPNHIPLVAPLTISAVRLKKEGHTDFIAVSGGFVEVRPDQVTILAQAAEQSEEIDVDRAKQAQERAEERLKVAKAEDLDFKRAQVALERARNRIEVSGK; via the coding sequence TTGAAAACACTAAACGTGAGTGTTGTCACTCCTGACGGCCCTGTACTTGAAGATGCCTATGAAATGGTTAGTTGTCGAGCAGAAAGTGGAGAGTTAGGTATCCTACCGAACCACATCCCATTAGTTGCTCCATTAACCATCAGTGCAGTTCGGTTGAAAAAAGAAGGTCACACAGACTTCATAGCTGTTAGTGGTGGATTTGTTGAAGTTCGCCCTGATCAAGTGACTATTCTTGCACAAGCCGCAGAACAATCCGAAGAAATCGATGTCGATCGTGCTAAGCAAGCTCAAGAGCGAGCGGAAGAACGTTTGAAAGTCGCTAAAGCAGAAGACTTAGACTTCAAGCGTGCACAAGTCGCATTAGAACGTGCAAGAAACCGAATTGAAGTATCAGGAAAATAA
- a CDS encoding DUF1146 family protein yields MFVDVAVDAMVSIISHLIFIILAWKGLEALHFEKLIAKNKVVESRILYIMLSITIGTTVSNFFLDFINWSRQLTYLL; encoded by the coding sequence ATGTTTGTAGATGTAGCAGTAGATGCAATGGTCAGTATTATTTCGCACTTGATATTCATTATCTTGGCGTGGAAGGGCCTAGAAGCATTGCACTTTGAAAAATTAATAGCAAAGAACAAGGTGGTTGAAAGCAGAATTTTATACATTATGCTATCGATCACTATAGGTACAACGGTCAGTAATTTTTTCTTAGACTTCATCAACTGGTCTAGACAATTGACCTATTTATTATAA
- a CDS encoding YwmB family TATA-box binding protein — MRLLIIATILTLLSPTAGETSNLANNESDILYLTSYFEEQDWGIDTFSITFREKMTPQEYGQFEKWEDNRKSLNTFEDNPHKNAHINETSKSINLNGHKELIQVIYTISGDQWDEETKQKVLNITQETGFSRLFENSPVYTCFETKFSGSISSNLLKKKLINEIDINQQHLIEENHFIVIEGWTDRIKSSVQNKHSNTNIQLALRQEGDHSTTLTIGTPILVIEY; from the coding sequence ATGCGCTTATTAATCATTGCAACAATATTAACACTTTTATCACCAACTGCAGGTGAAACATCGAATCTAGCAAACAATGAATCTGACATCCTATATCTGACCTCGTACTTCGAGGAGCAGGATTGGGGGATTGACACTTTCAGCATTACGTTTCGAGAAAAGATGACGCCTCAAGAATACGGTCAATTTGAAAAGTGGGAAGATAATCGAAAAAGTTTAAATACTTTTGAAGATAACCCCCACAAAAACGCCCATATAAACGAAACTTCTAAGAGTATCAATCTAAATGGGCACAAAGAACTCATTCAAGTCATTTATACGATCTCAGGCGATCAATGGGATGAAGAAACAAAGCAGAAAGTACTGAATATTACCCAAGAAACAGGGTTCAGTAGATTGTTTGAAAATAGTCCAGTATACACTTGTTTTGAAACAAAATTTAGTGGTAGTATAAGTAGTAATTTATTAAAAAAGAAGTTGATTAACGAGATTGATATAAATCAACAACATTTAATAGAAGAAAATCATTTTATTGTTATTGAGGGATGGACCGATCGAATTAAAAGTTCGGTTCAAAATAAACATTCGAATACAAATATTCAATTGGCATTGAGACAAGAGGGAGATCATTCAACGACATTGACAATCGGAACACCTATCCTCGTAATTGAATATTAA
- the murA gene encoding UDP-N-acetylglucosamine 1-carboxyvinyltransferase: MEKIIVSGGNRLQGTVQVEGAKNSVLPVIAASIMASEGKSTLTQVPELADVDTISEVLRYMNINVLRDETNLYIDASNELKTETPFEYVRKMRASVLVLGPLVARYGHAKVAMPGGCAIGSRPIDQHLKGLEAMGAEIHVGNGYVEAFAPDYLKGARIYMDFPSVGATENLIMAAALADGTTVIENCAREPEIVDLANYINQMGGKVVGAGTETIRIEGVKKLHGVEHAIIPDRIEAGTFMVAAAITEGDVTIEGAIPDHLRSLIAKMKEMNVEIEENDNNVRVIGPKTLKPVDVKTLPYPGFPTDLQAQLMALAIKANGTSVFTETVFENRFMHLEEFKRMNAKGKIEGRSAIISGPADLQGAEVAATDLRAAAALIITGLVAEGKTTVTELYHLDRGYVNFEGKLRSLGADVERVVEETDEIEQVTAEVKKSLAKAK, from the coding sequence TTGGAAAAAATCATCGTATCTGGAGGAAACCGACTGCAAGGGACTGTTCAAGTAGAGGGTGCTAAAAACTCTGTACTTCCAGTAATTGCAGCGAGCATCATGGCAAGTGAAGGAAAATCAACATTAACACAGGTACCAGAATTAGCAGATGTAGATACTATTAGCGAAGTTTTACGCTATATGAATATAAATGTTTTAAGAGACGAGACGAACTTATATATCGATGCTAGTAATGAACTTAAAACAGAAACTCCATTTGAATATGTAAGAAAAATGAGAGCTTCAGTTCTTGTACTAGGACCGCTAGTTGCAAGATATGGACACGCAAAAGTTGCTATGCCTGGTGGTTGTGCAATAGGCTCTCGCCCGATCGACCAACATTTAAAAGGTCTAGAGGCAATGGGAGCTGAGATTCATGTAGGTAATGGTTATGTAGAGGCATTCGCACCGGATTATCTGAAAGGTGCACGCATTTATATGGACTTCCCGAGCGTAGGTGCTACGGAAAACTTAATCATGGCTGCAGCACTTGCTGATGGCACGACAGTTATTGAAAACTGCGCGAGAGAACCAGAAATTGTTGATTTAGCTAACTATATCAATCAAATGGGTGGTAAAGTTGTCGGTGCTGGTACGGAAACAATCCGTATCGAAGGTGTAAAGAAATTACACGGTGTTGAACACGCAATTATTCCTGATAGAATCGAAGCAGGAACATTCATGGTTGCAGCAGCAATAACAGAAGGTGATGTAACGATTGAAGGAGCTATTCCAGATCACCTCCGATCATTGATTGCTAAAATGAAAGAAATGAACGTAGAAATCGAAGAAAATGATAATAATGTACGCGTTATTGGACCAAAAACTCTTAAACCAGTTGATGTTAAAACATTGCCGTACCCAGGATTCCCAACTGATTTACAAGCACAGTTGATGGCTCTTGCTATCAAAGCAAACGGCACAAGCGTTTTCACTGAAACAGTTTTCGAAAATCGCTTCATGCACCTAGAAGAATTCAAAAGAATGAACGCTAAAGGTAAAATTGAAGGCCGCAGCGCAATCATCAGTGGACCAGCAGATTTACAAGGTGCAGAAGTAGCAGCTACTGACCTTCGCGCAGCAGCAGCACTAATTATTACTGGACTTGTAGCTGAAGGCAAAACAACAGTAACTGAGCTATATCACTTAGACCGCGGTTACGTGAACTTCGAAGGTAAACTAAGAAGCCTAGGCGCAGATGTTGAACGCGTAGTTGAGGAAACGGACGAAATTGAACAAGTTACAGCCGAAGTTAAAAAATCATTAGCAAAAGCTAAATAA
- the spoIID gene encoding stage II sporulation protein D: MKKQSILFISILLVTITLLPALIVMPFEENAEDLAMDGRIAQGAPSEISEGEETVITVYRDQLGTTEEVPLEDYVVSVVAAEIPADFEMEALKAQALAARTYIVQKLQKKQGDQEYDVTDTVEHQVYKNFDELRDIWGVEFTRKFDRIQQAVKETEGEIITYEDQPIQVAFFSTSNGFTENAEDYWTNEIPYLKSVASPWDEQSPKFKEQQVFSNQEVFNRLGIETSLELRVENVVRTKSERIDKLQLNGVEFSGREIREKLGLRSNDFEIERKGDHVIFTTRGYGHGVGMSQYGANGMASEGKNYEYILKHYYQGVEINSLEEFLTNKDKI, from the coding sequence ATGAAAAAGCAAAGCATCCTATTTATCTCAATTCTATTAGTGACCATTACATTGTTGCCTGCATTGATAGTGATGCCGTTTGAGGAGAATGCTGAAGATCTTGCGATGGATGGCAGGATTGCTCAAGGGGCGCCGAGTGAAATTTCCGAGGGTGAGGAGACGGTGATTACTGTCTACCGGGATCAACTGGGAACGACTGAAGAAGTACCGCTTGAAGATTATGTCGTATCTGTAGTGGCTGCAGAGATTCCTGCAGATTTTGAAATGGAAGCGTTGAAAGCCCAAGCGTTAGCCGCGAGAACTTACATCGTGCAGAAGTTACAGAAAAAACAAGGTGATCAAGAGTACGATGTGACAGATACTGTCGAACACCAGGTGTATAAGAATTTTGATGAATTGCGCGACATTTGGGGTGTTGAGTTTACGCGGAAATTCGACCGGATTCAGCAGGCGGTGAAAGAGACTGAAGGGGAAATTATCACTTATGAAGATCAACCGATACAAGTTGCTTTCTTTTCAACGAGTAATGGGTTCACAGAAAATGCTGAGGATTATTGGACGAATGAAATACCTTATTTAAAGAGTGTAGCGAGTCCTTGGGATGAACAATCACCAAAATTCAAAGAGCAGCAAGTATTTTCGAATCAAGAAGTATTTAATCGACTTGGAATAGAGACTTCTCTTGAGCTGAGAGTTGAAAACGTCGTACGTACTAAGAGCGAGAGGATCGATAAGCTTCAATTGAATGGAGTGGAGTTTAGCGGCCGTGAAATACGTGAAAAGTTAGGTTTGCGTTCGAATGATTTCGAGATTGAACGTAAGGGTGATCACGTGATTTTTACAACACGAGGATATGGTCACGGAGTTGGAATGAGTCAGTATGGCGCGAATGGAATGGCGAGTGAAGGGAAGAATTATGAATATATCTTGAAGCATTATTACCAAGGTGTTGAGATCAATTCTTTAGAGGAATTTTTAACCAACAAAGATAAAATTTAA
- a CDS encoding M23 family metallopeptidase → MNENERKYIHQSKWKRLTRQRWFYPTLYITLVAVVLTGILLYQFQTPETTSNDTDGMSWDEEQDDLMGMGDSDEGEDAEPVVAQQEDLVMPVLLGENAEIMTKFYDVNASEEDQQQALIFYNNQYYQSKGVDITSKDGETFEVIAALSGTVTMVDDDELRGQVIEIEHEGERTTVYSSLSEVNVSEGDEVSQGDVIGTSGENVYGEPDVTKVHFEMIEDGTYVDPGFH, encoded by the coding sequence ATGAATGAAAATGAAAGAAAGTACATCCATCAATCTAAATGGAAGCGGCTGACGAGACAGCGTTGGTTCTATCCGACATTGTACATTACACTCGTAGCTGTTGTGTTGACGGGAATCTTGCTCTACCAGTTCCAGACGCCTGAAACGACAAGTAACGATACGGATGGCATGAGCTGGGATGAGGAACAAGATGACTTGATGGGTATGGGTGATTCTGATGAAGGTGAAGATGCCGAACCAGTTGTCGCTCAGCAAGAAGATTTAGTAATGCCAGTGTTACTCGGGGAAAATGCAGAAATCATGACAAAATTTTATGATGTCAATGCGTCCGAGGAAGATCAGCAACAAGCCCTCATCTTTTACAATAATCAGTATTATCAGAGCAAGGGCGTTGACATAACTTCCAAAGACGGCGAGACATTTGAAGTGATTGCTGCATTAAGTGGAACCGTGACAATGGTAGATGACGATGAACTCCGCGGGCAAGTAATTGAAATCGAGCACGAAGGAGAACGAACAACCGTCTATTCGAGTTTAAGTGAAGTGAACGTATCTGAAGGTGATGAAGTCAGCCAAGGGGACGTGATTGGAACTTCTGGCGAGAATGTATACGGTGAGCCTGATGTAACTAAAGTTCATTTCGAAATGATAGAAGACGGAACTTATGTTGATCCAGGATTTCATTAA